Proteins from one Syngnathus scovelli strain Florida chromosome 17, RoL_Ssco_1.2, whole genome shotgun sequence genomic window:
- the LOC125984817 gene encoding uncharacterized protein — protein sequence MAHISAMVLPSLTFLLSTTLCASQMCQGPGCLSNQDWSPAQGPTDAQVSRRQLLLSTLPRQGEAYNQRDARYVHHRTDDTRHQGFEQQSGTDATRRTNPRTITAEVYHPGCAGGTCPTTVNRQATSADTRECKGNTCKLDLQMRHKANACVGCNTQKEEDARGNSSPLHVRDRAAQFTEERSEGDAWIQLTCDIKSGSNDVPSDDAVILQLQMSKDQEKLVEALKGQQEEVKVMHRLLGEQQGELLHQQRDILAQQRKMQDYIEQVKAQYSMLLDTIKQMSMQNLQEELDSHREILSEPSGPHRVQQALSLHKVDMEASVMEVGHSLATCGRCDPEEYCDFRSGHPRCEKCTVCPAGFFLVAQCSVHTDRICQDRDECLELADLCADERQCVNTPGGFRCQGMTERDARAGMCGHDYFYNSEMDECQACGECEGQPVRSPCTFRADTVCSGPSVGDSVLSLSWTGDASLPDTKGHRVNLASPGVQLGIQAGQHSSLASAEDGRLVMKKHGLVWLEQSLSVNHGCRSFLQVSLRVNTSDGSQSQYLSGVRIEQQEVRSFQGVSVSSVAEVAPGHVISTSLWSANRNCNQSNEGLRLYDRSASSLSLMWLSHDTGAVAMTAAAALSAAHYNTNHRPVFRISTTSDPYVVLLTHDGRGIRFAESGTVRFVFQQALYSMGQACVSEGFQMLAYLSRNATVVELCRAFKSGVNYRDTSISLSGATQVGSGDVLAFEILSPAQCNVRFFSDNTGISGLSLVWVPAAISASIYAAVAQSGLRSGAVRNKPLSFHRTSSQVFQMGLSGEGSAKPSRDFVFRESGTASVALDLKLIHSCSLLKVTLLRLNDLERPGAGLEAKGARPIPLAQQVGGQMPDGSQWASLSLRASFQVHNGTTVFFTLDCVRGRVNRVSHRAESGVSVFWVAA from the exons ATGGCACATATCTCTGCTATGGTTTTACCGAGTCTGACTTTTTTACTGAGCACAACTTTATGTGCTTCCCAAATGTGCCAGGGGCCCGGATGTCTCTCTAACCAGGACTGGAGCCCAGCACAAGGGCCAACAGACGCTCAAGTCTCGAGACGACAGCTTCTCCTCTCAACTCTACCCAGGCAAGGAGAAGCCTACAACCAACGGGACGCTCGTTACGTTCATCACCGTACCGACGACACGCGCCATCAAGGCTTTGAGCAACAATCTGGTACTGATGCTACGAGAAGGACCAACCCGAGAACAATCACTGCTGAGGTGTATCATCCTGGTTGTGCGGGTGGAACCTGCCCGACCACTGTCAATCGTCAAGCCACGTCCGCTGACACCCGGGAATGCAAAGGGAACACGTGCAAGCTGGACCTCCAGATGCGCCACAAAGCAAACGCGTGCGTTGGCTGCAATACACAAAAGGAAGAAGACGCCAGAGGGAATTCTTCACCACTACATGTAAGAGACAGAGCAGCACAATTTACCGAGGAGCGCTCAGAAGGCGATGCATGGATACAGTTGACATGTGACATAAAATCAG GGAGCAATGACGTTCCTTCCGACGACGCCGTCATCCTGCAGCTGCAGATGTCCAAGGACCAAGAGAAGCTCGTCGAAGCCTTAAAGGGTCAGCAAGAAGAGGTCAAAGTGATGCATCGGCTCCTCGGCGAGCAACAGGGGGAGCTGCTCCACCAGCAGAGAGACATACTGGCGCAACAAAGGAAAATGCAGGACTACATCGAGCAA GTCAAGGCGCAGTACAGCATGCTATTGGACACCATCAAGCAAATGTCCATGCAGAACCTGCAGGAGGAGCTGGACAGCCACAGGGAAATTTTGAGTGAGCCGAGCGGGCCGCATCGAGTTCAACAGGCTCTCTCGTTGCATAAGGTGGACATGGAAGCCAGTGTCATGGAG GTGGGCCATTCCCTTGCGACCTGTGGGAGATGTGACCCTGAGGAATACTGTGACTTCAGGAGCGGTCATCCACGCTGTGAAAAATGTACCGTCTGTCCAGCCGGCTTCTTCCTGGTTGCCCAGTGTTCAGTCCACACTGACAGAATCTGTCAG GACAGAGATGAATGCCTTGAACTTGCTGACCTTTGTGCGGATGAACGTCAATGTGTCAACACACCAG GCGGATTTAGATGTCAGGGAATGACAGAGCGAGATGCCAGAGCCGGCATGTGTGGCCACGACTATTTCTACAACTCGGAGATGGATGAGTGTCAGGCCTGCGGCGAGTGCGAAGGACAACCAGTGAGATCACCGTGTACGTTTAGAGCAGACACCGTCTGCTCTGGACCTTCTGTCGGTGACAGTGTCCTCTCCCTGTCCTGGACCGGAGATGCCAGTCTCCCTGACACCAAAGGCCACAGGGTGAACCTGGCCTCGCCAGGTGTGCAACTTGGCATCCAGGCGGGGCAGCATTCAAGCCTGGCGTCGGCCGAGGACGGACGGCTGGTGATGAAGAAGCACGGGCTGGTATGGCTGGAGCAGAGTCTCTCTGTGAATCACGGCTGCCGTAGTTTTCTTCAGGTGTCTTTGCGTGTGAACACCAGCGACGGTTCTCAAAGTCAATACCTCAGCGGCGTCAGAATCGAGCAACAGGAAGTCAGGTCTTTCCAGGGTGTCAGCGTCAGCTCGGTAGCGGAGGTCGCCCCGGGTCACGTGATCTCCACTTCTCTTTGGAGCGCTAACCGCAATTGCAACCAGAGCAACGAAGGTCTGCGGCTTTATGACCGCTCAGCTTCTTCTCTAAGCCTCATGTGGCTGTCCCACGACACCGGTGCCGTTGCCATGACGGCGGCCGCCGCGCTGTCGGCGGCTCACTACAACACAAACCATCGTCCCGTCTTTCGTATCAGCACGACTTCGGACCCCTACGTGGTGCTTCTGACTCATGACGGTCGCGGGATACGTTTTGCGGAAAGCGGTACCGTCCGCTTTGTCTTTCAGCAGGCCTTATACTCTATGGGACAGGCATGCGTGAGCGAGGGTTTCCAAATGTTGGCGTACCTCAGTCGGAACGCTACCGTCGTGGAGCTTTGCCGGGCCTTCAAATCCGGGGTTAACTATCGCGACACGTCCATCTCTCTCTCCGGAGCGACTCAAGTTGGCTCTGGAGACGTACTGGCCTTTGAGATTCTGTCTCCTGCTCAGTGCAACGTCCGCTTCTTTAGCGACAACACAGGCATTAGTGGCCTCAGCTTGGTTTGGGTTCCTGCTGCGATCTCCGCCTCGATCTACGCCGCCGTAGCTCAAAGCGGCCTTCGCTCGGGTGCCGTCCGAAACAAGCCTCTGTCCTTCCACCGGACTAGTTCGCAGGTGTTCCAAATGGGCCTGTCAGGGGAGGGCTCCGCTAAACCCAGCCGAGATTTTGTCTTCAGGGAGAGCGGTACTGCCAGTGTCGCTCTGGACCTGAAACTGATTCACTCTTGCAGCCTGCTCAAGGTGACTCTACTCAGACTAAATGACCTGGAGAGGCCTGGAGCAGGCTTGGAGGCAAAGGGTGCACGACCCATCCCCCTGGCCCAACAGGTAGGAGGACAAATGCCTGATGGTAGTCAGTGGGCCAGTTTGAGCCTGAGGGCATCCTTCCAGGTACATAATGGCACAACCGTGTTCTTCACACTGGACTGCGTCCGAGGACGAGTCAACCGGGTCAGCCACCGTGCAGAAAGTGGCGTGTCAGTCTTCTGGGTGGCAGCGTAA
- the LOC125984829 gene encoding abl interactor 1 isoform X2, with translation MAELQMLLEDEIPAGKHALVESYQNLSRVAEYCENNYVQAQDKRKALEETKSYTTQSLASVAYQINALANNVLQLLDIQASQLRRMESSINHISQTVDIHKEKVARREIGILTTNKNTSRTHKIIAPGNMERPVRYIRKPIDYTLLDDVGHGVKQNGNNAAGRGGGTLSRTNPPTQKPPSPPMAGRGTLGRNTPYKTLEPVKPPVVPNDYMTSPARLGSQQSPARTASLNQRPRTHSGSSGGSGGRENCGSSGVGVPLAVPTPSPPSMSQAAAAASSASVPQGPGLGPIPMSQFGTISRQISRHNSSTTSSASMVSATGTYRRAPSVSSQQPHINGGPAFSQNSVSVAPPPPPMVQLTPQIPLTGFVARMQESITDSPAPPPPPPPEDMGMFEEPPPPPPPPVDYEEEEAAVVHYSDPYADGDPHWAPKAYLEKVVAIYDYSKDKEDELSFMEGAIIYIIKKNDDGWFEGICNGVTGLFPGNYVESIMHYAD, from the exons ATGGCAGAACTACAAATGTTGTTAGAGGACGAAATCCCTGCCGGTAAACACGCTCTTGTCGAGAGCTACCAGAACCTTTCCCGGGTAGCGGAATATTGTGAAAACAACTATGTCCAG GCTCAAGACAAGAGGAAGGCCCTGGAGGAGACCAAGTCGTACACCACCCAGTCTCTGGCCAGCGTGGCATACCAAATCAACGCCTTAGCCAACAATGTGCTCCAGCTACTGGACATCCAGGCGTCGCAGCTACGACGCATGGAGTCCTCCATCAACCACATCTCccag ACGGTGGATATTCACAAGGAGAAAGTTGCCCGTCGTGAGATTGGCATCCTGACCACCAAtaaaaacacctcccgcacccacAAGATCATCGCCCCGGGCAACATGGAGCGGCCCGTGCGGTACATTCGAAAACCAATCGATTACACGCTGTTGGACGATGTGGGCCACGGAGTCAAA CAAAATGGGAACAATGCtgcaggacgaggaggagggacACTGTCTAGAACAAACCCACCAACCCAGAAACCCCCGAGCCCCCCAATGGCCGGCCGCGGTACCTTGGG gcGCAACACCCCTTACAAAACGCTGGAGCCAGTGAAGCCTCCAGTGGTGCCCAATGACTACATGACAAGTCCAGCCCGACTGGGCAGCCAACAGAGCCCCGCACGTACAGCCTCCCTCAATCAGAGGCCCCGGACACACAG TGGCAGCAGTGGCGGTAGCGGTGGCAGAGAGAACTGTGGAAGCAGTGGCGTGGGTGTCCCCTTGGCGGTCCCGACGCCTTCTCCTCCCAGTATGAGCCAAG cggcggcggcggcatcttCTGCCTCCGTGCCACAAGGTCCCGGGCTGGGTCCGATCCCCATGTCCCAGTTTGGCACCATCTCTCGTCAGATCTCACGTCATAACTCTTCCACCACCTCCTCAGCCTCCATGGTGTCAGCCACGGGGACGTATCGCCGCGCTCCCTCTGTTTCTTCTCAGCAGCCTCATATTAACGGGGGCCCAGCATTCTCACAGAATTCAG TCTCCGTGGCTCCTCCGCCTCCCCCGATGGTCCAGCTGACCCCACAGATCCCTCTGACTGGCTTTGTGGCCAGAATGCAGGAGAGCA TAACAGACAGCCCAGCCccaccgcctccgcctccgcccgaGGACATGGGTATGTTTGAGGAgcccccacctcctcctcctcctcctgtcgACTATGAAGAAGAGGAGGCCGCAGTTGTCCATTACAGTGACCCCTATGCCGACGGAGATCCTCACTGGGCCCCTAAGGCCTATTTAGAGAAAG TTGTGGCCATCTACGACTACAGCAAGGACAAAGAGGATGAGCTGTCCTTTATGGAAGGAGCCATTATTTATATTATCAAGAAGAACGACGACGGCTGGTTCGAAGGCATCTGTAACGGAGTCACCGGACTCTTCCCGGGAAACTACGTCGAGTCCATCATGCACTATGCTGACTAG
- the LOC125984829 gene encoding abl interactor 1 isoform X1, translated as MAELQMLLEDEIPAGKHALVESYQNLSRVAEYCENNYVQAQDKRKALEETKSYTTQSLASVAYQINALANNVLQLLDIQASQLRRMESSINHISQTVDIHKEKVARREIGILTTNKNTSRTHKIIAPGNMERPVRYIRKPIDYTLLDDVGHGVKWLKAKQNGNNAAGRGGGTLSRTNPPTQKPPSPPMAGRGTLGRNTPYKTLEPVKPPVVPNDYMTSPARLGSQQSPARTASLNQRPRTHSGSSGGSGGRENCGSSGVGVPLAVPTPSPPSMSQAAAAASSASVPQGPGLGPIPMSQFGTISRQISRHNSSTTSSASMVSATGTYRRAPSVSSQQPHINGGPAFSQNSVSVAPPPPPMVQLTPQIPLTGFVARMQESITDSPAPPPPPPPEDMGMFEEPPPPPPPPVDYEEEEAAVVHYSDPYADGDPHWAPKAYLEKVVAIYDYSKDKEDELSFMEGAIIYIIKKNDDGWFEGICNGVTGLFPGNYVESIMHYAD; from the exons ATGGCAGAACTACAAATGTTGTTAGAGGACGAAATCCCTGCCGGTAAACACGCTCTTGTCGAGAGCTACCAGAACCTTTCCCGGGTAGCGGAATATTGTGAAAACAACTATGTCCAG GCTCAAGACAAGAGGAAGGCCCTGGAGGAGACCAAGTCGTACACCACCCAGTCTCTGGCCAGCGTGGCATACCAAATCAACGCCTTAGCCAACAATGTGCTCCAGCTACTGGACATCCAGGCGTCGCAGCTACGACGCATGGAGTCCTCCATCAACCACATCTCccag ACGGTGGATATTCACAAGGAGAAAGTTGCCCGTCGTGAGATTGGCATCCTGACCACCAAtaaaaacacctcccgcacccacAAGATCATCGCCCCGGGCAACATGGAGCGGCCCGTGCGGTACATTCGAAAACCAATCGATTACACGCTGTTGGACGATGTGGGCCACGGAGTCAAA TGGCTTAAAGCCAAG CAAAATGGGAACAATGCtgcaggacgaggaggagggacACTGTCTAGAACAAACCCACCAACCCAGAAACCCCCGAGCCCCCCAATGGCCGGCCGCGGTACCTTGGG gcGCAACACCCCTTACAAAACGCTGGAGCCAGTGAAGCCTCCAGTGGTGCCCAATGACTACATGACAAGTCCAGCCCGACTGGGCAGCCAACAGAGCCCCGCACGTACAGCCTCCCTCAATCAGAGGCCCCGGACACACAG TGGCAGCAGTGGCGGTAGCGGTGGCAGAGAGAACTGTGGAAGCAGTGGCGTGGGTGTCCCCTTGGCGGTCCCGACGCCTTCTCCTCCCAGTATGAGCCAAG cggcggcggcggcatcttCTGCCTCCGTGCCACAAGGTCCCGGGCTGGGTCCGATCCCCATGTCCCAGTTTGGCACCATCTCTCGTCAGATCTCACGTCATAACTCTTCCACCACCTCCTCAGCCTCCATGGTGTCAGCCACGGGGACGTATCGCCGCGCTCCCTCTGTTTCTTCTCAGCAGCCTCATATTAACGGGGGCCCAGCATTCTCACAGAATTCAG TCTCCGTGGCTCCTCCGCCTCCCCCGATGGTCCAGCTGACCCCACAGATCCCTCTGACTGGCTTTGTGGCCAGAATGCAGGAGAGCA TAACAGACAGCCCAGCCccaccgcctccgcctccgcccgaGGACATGGGTATGTTTGAGGAgcccccacctcctcctcctcctcctgtcgACTATGAAGAAGAGGAGGCCGCAGTTGTCCATTACAGTGACCCCTATGCCGACGGAGATCCTCACTGGGCCCCTAAGGCCTATTTAGAGAAAG TTGTGGCCATCTACGACTACAGCAAGGACAAAGAGGATGAGCTGTCCTTTATGGAAGGAGCCATTATTTATATTATCAAGAAGAACGACGACGGCTGGTTCGAAGGCATCTGTAACGGAGTCACCGGACTCTTCCCGGGAAACTACGTCGAGTCCATCATGCACTATGCTGACTAG
- the LOC125984829 gene encoding abl interactor 1 isoform X3, translating into MAQDKRKALEETKSYTTQSLASVAYQINALANNVLQLLDIQASQLRRMESSINHISQTVDIHKEKVARREIGILTTNKNTSRTHKIIAPGNMERPVRYIRKPIDYTLLDDVGHGVKWLKAKQNGNNAAGRGGGTLSRTNPPTQKPPSPPMAGRGTLGRNTPYKTLEPVKPPVVPNDYMTSPARLGSQQSPARTASLNQRPRTHSGSSGGSGGRENCGSSGVGVPLAVPTPSPPSMSQAAAAASSASVPQGPGLGPIPMSQFGTISRQISRHNSSTTSSASMVSATGTYRRAPSVSSQQPHINGGPAFSQNSVSVAPPPPPMVQLTPQIPLTGFVARMQESITDSPAPPPPPPPEDMGMFEEPPPPPPPPVDYEEEEAAVVHYSDPYADGDPHWAPKAYLEKVVAIYDYSKDKEDELSFMEGAIIYIIKKNDDGWFEGICNGVTGLFPGNYVESIMHYAD; encoded by the exons ATG GCTCAAGACAAGAGGAAGGCCCTGGAGGAGACCAAGTCGTACACCACCCAGTCTCTGGCCAGCGTGGCATACCAAATCAACGCCTTAGCCAACAATGTGCTCCAGCTACTGGACATCCAGGCGTCGCAGCTACGACGCATGGAGTCCTCCATCAACCACATCTCccag ACGGTGGATATTCACAAGGAGAAAGTTGCCCGTCGTGAGATTGGCATCCTGACCACCAAtaaaaacacctcccgcacccacAAGATCATCGCCCCGGGCAACATGGAGCGGCCCGTGCGGTACATTCGAAAACCAATCGATTACACGCTGTTGGACGATGTGGGCCACGGAGTCAAA TGGCTTAAAGCCAAG CAAAATGGGAACAATGCtgcaggacgaggaggagggacACTGTCTAGAACAAACCCACCAACCCAGAAACCCCCGAGCCCCCCAATGGCCGGCCGCGGTACCTTGGG gcGCAACACCCCTTACAAAACGCTGGAGCCAGTGAAGCCTCCAGTGGTGCCCAATGACTACATGACAAGTCCAGCCCGACTGGGCAGCCAACAGAGCCCCGCACGTACAGCCTCCCTCAATCAGAGGCCCCGGACACACAG TGGCAGCAGTGGCGGTAGCGGTGGCAGAGAGAACTGTGGAAGCAGTGGCGTGGGTGTCCCCTTGGCGGTCCCGACGCCTTCTCCTCCCAGTATGAGCCAAG cggcggcggcggcatcttCTGCCTCCGTGCCACAAGGTCCCGGGCTGGGTCCGATCCCCATGTCCCAGTTTGGCACCATCTCTCGTCAGATCTCACGTCATAACTCTTCCACCACCTCCTCAGCCTCCATGGTGTCAGCCACGGGGACGTATCGCCGCGCTCCCTCTGTTTCTTCTCAGCAGCCTCATATTAACGGGGGCCCAGCATTCTCACAGAATTCAG TCTCCGTGGCTCCTCCGCCTCCCCCGATGGTCCAGCTGACCCCACAGATCCCTCTGACTGGCTTTGTGGCCAGAATGCAGGAGAGCA TAACAGACAGCCCAGCCccaccgcctccgcctccgcccgaGGACATGGGTATGTTTGAGGAgcccccacctcctcctcctcctcctgtcgACTATGAAGAAGAGGAGGCCGCAGTTGTCCATTACAGTGACCCCTATGCCGACGGAGATCCTCACTGGGCCCCTAAGGCCTATTTAGAGAAAG TTGTGGCCATCTACGACTACAGCAAGGACAAAGAGGATGAGCTGTCCTTTATGGAAGGAGCCATTATTTATATTATCAAGAAGAACGACGACGGCTGGTTCGAAGGCATCTGTAACGGAGTCACCGGACTCTTCCCGGGAAACTACGTCGAGTCCATCATGCACTATGCTGACTAG
- the LOC137839619 gene encoding uncharacterized protein, translating to MTKVGADCGSCSRVAADCGLCSRVTADCADCASCSRVAADCACLFQSCRRLRFVFQSCRRLRVSADCDWQSKAESEPVSEGEARERKVQVQVQVQVQVQVQSRQRNTTQHNASTTQVQRKYNASTTQVQGKARQGKARQGKARQGKARQGKASTRQGKARHVQGKARQGQGKYKASTRQVQGKYKARQGKYKARQGKARQVQGKASTRQVQGKYKASTRQGKYKARQGKYKARQGKYKARQVQGKARQVQGKYKARQVQGKARQGKYKACTRQGKYKARQGKYKASTRQGQVQDKYKSSRGKYKARRGEAR from the exons atgaccaa AGTtggcgccgattgcggttcgtgttccagagttgccgccgattgcggtttgtGTTCCAGAGTTACCGCCGATTGCGCCGATTGCgcttcgtgttccagagttgccgctgattgcgcatgtttgttccagagttgccgccgattgcggttcgtgttccaaagttgccgccgattgcg agtttccgccgattgcgatTGGCAAAGCAAGGCTGAGTCAGAGCCAGTATCAGAGGGCGAGGCGAGGGAAAGGaaagtccaagtccaagtccaagtccaagtccaagtccaagtccagtccaggcaacgcaacacaacacaacacaacgcaAGTACAACGCAAGTACAACGCAAGTACAACGCAAGTACaacgcaagtacaaggcaaggcaaggcaaggcaaggcaaggcaaggcaaggcaaggcaaggcaaggcaaggcaaggcaaggcaagtacaaggcaaggcaaggcaagacatgttcaaggcaaggcaaggcaaggccaaggcaagtacaaggcaagtacaaggcaagtacaaggcaagtacaaggcaaggcaaggcaagtacaaggcaaggcaaggcaaggcaaggcaagtacaaggcaaggcaagtacaaggcaagtacaaggcaagtacaaggcaagtacaaggcaaggcaagtacaaggcaaggcaaggcaagtacaaggcaaggcaaggcaagtacaaggcaaggcaagtacaaggcaaggcaaggcaagtacaaggcaagtacaaggcaaggcaagtacaaggcaaggcaaggcaaggcaagtacaaggcatgtacaaggcaaggcaagtacaaggcaaggcaaggcaagtacaaggcaagtacaaggcaaggccaagtacaagacaagtacaagtcaagtcgaggcaagtacaaggcgaggcgaggcgaggcgaggtga
- the LOC137839620 gene encoding ribosome-binding protein 1-like has protein sequence MARRQSKARAKLLRARQGKARLGKASTRQGKYKARQVQGKASTRQGKYKARQVQVQGKASTRQGKYKARQGKYKARQGKASARQGKARQGKARQGKARQGKARQGKARQGKARQGKARQGKARQGKARQGKARQGKARQGKARQGKCKARQGKARQGKARQGKARQGKASTRQVQGKARQGKARQGKARQGKARQRNAAQGKARQGKARQVQDVQIQEVQVQVQVKSRQVQGEARRGEARRGKARQGKARQVQEVQVQEVQVQVKSRQVQGEARRGEDKASTRQVQERFKASSRQGQSKAKARQRTQGSARKATLGSAGQRKARQVQGKFKARTRQGQGTGTARESTALARAEAQARARHGTSRLGTAQARAATSTSWHDTARYGTA, from the exons ATGGCGAGACGACAGAGCAAGGCAAGGGCAAAGTTACTCAGggctaggcaaggcaaggcaaggctgggcaaggcaagtacaaggcaaggcaagtacaaggcaaggcaagtacaaggcaaggcaagtacaaggcaaggcaagtacaaggcaaggcaagtacaagtacaaggcaaggcaagtacaaggcaaggcaagtacaaggcaaggcaaggcaagtacaaggcaaggcaaggcaaggcaagtgcaaggcaaggcaaggcaaggcaaggcaaggcaaggcaaggcaaggcaaggcaaggcaaggcaaggcaaggcaaggcaaggcaaggcaaggcaaggcaaggcaaggcaaggcaaggcaaggcaaggcaaggcaaggcaaggcaaggcaaggcaaggcaaggcaaggcaaggcaaggcaaggcaaggcaaggcaagtgcaaggcaaggcaaggcaaggcaaggcaaggcaaggcaaggcaaggcaaggcaaggcaaggcaaggcaagtacaaggcaagtgcaaggcaaggcaaggcaaggcaaggcaaggcaaggcaaggcaaggcaaggcaaggcaaggcagcgcaatgcagcgcaaggcaaggcaaggcaaggcaaggcaaggcaagtacaagatgTACAAATACaagaagtacaagtacaagtacaagtcaagtcgaggcaagtacaaggcgaggcgaggcgaggcgaggcgaggcgaggcaaggcaaggcaaggcaaggcaaggcaagtacaagaagtacaagtacaagaagtacaagtacaagtcaagtcgaggcaagtacaaggcgaggcgaggcgaggcgaggacaaggcaagtacaaggcaagtacaagaaaggttcaaggcaagttcaaggcaaggccaaagcaaggccaaggcaaggcagcgcacgcaaggcagcgcacgcaaggcaacgctgggcagcgcagggcagcgcaaggcaaggcaagtacaaggcaagttcaaggcaaggacaaggcaaggacaag gcacaggcacggcccgggagagcacggcactggcacgggcggaagcacaggcacgggcacggcacggcacgtcaAGGCTCGGCACGGCACAGGCGCGGGCAGCCACAAGCACAAGCTGGCACGACACGGCACGGTACGGCACGGCATGA